Sequence from the Besnoitia besnoiti strain Bb-Ger1 chromosome Unknown contig00014, whole genome shotgun sequence genome:
TTTTCTCGCCTGGCCTgcgttctcctctgcggaATTCTTACCTCATGCCTCTGGGTGTCCCGACGGCATgcaccgcagaggcggatGTTTCTTCTTTTCGAATATGAGCCAAAGGCGCGTAATGTGCCCACAATTGTACACCGATGTTGAGATAGTTACAGGACAGTGAACTGGTGGCCACGTATGCTCGCATGCTGTTCACAATAAACGACGCCTTTCAGTTGACAGAGAACGGGTGGCTGTGTATTCTCGCATGATGCTCACAATAAACGACGCATTTCCGTTGACAGAGAACCGGTGGCCGTGTAATCTCACACGCTGTTCACAATAAAAGACGCCTTTCAGTTGACAGAGAACCGGTGGCTGCGTATTCTCGCATGCTGTTCACAGTAAACGACGTCTTTCAGTTGACCTGCCTGCGTTCCTAGACAGTCGGCTGCGCATTCCGGCGACCCTATCAGTGAGGTTCGACAAGAAAGCAAGGAGTTGCTGCTGTCACCTCAACGATTTAGAAAAATGGCATGCCAGTTCTCGCGGGCAGCTCCGCCACACATCAGGCGAATCATGCCGATGAGGCCCTTCCGGgccgtcgccgacggcgctcgGATGTCCGCGCGCTCATCGACGGGGCCATCCCTGGGCGTTGCTCCTGCGTGTTGTGAGACTTCAGAGGAGACTCGCGGCTTGGAGGAAGGGCGAACCAGCTGTTCACAACTTTTCGGCGGTCGCGCGAGGGAACTGGTGCCTGGAGCTTTTCGAATTGGCGCGCTGGGGGCGTCGCCTGCtgaggcgtccgcggccgtGCCTACGGAGGCTGTggagcgcagctgcggagatGCGCCTGCGTACAGAGTGGCGAGTCCTTGCGCGTGGCTGATTCCACCTGCTCATCCACACTCCCACGGCGTGCGTGCCCTCGCTGCAGTGTCAGTCGCATCGCAGCTCGGGTGGCGCCAACACAGCTGCGAAGACGCGTCCCAGACTGCGAGGCACGCGGTCGGTTGGTGCTCTCGATTATGCTTCGGCGAGCTGTCTGAGACTCCTCGAGAGCGGGgtgtcgcggcgcagcccgaGTCGCAGCAAAGCGGATCGGTCGACgcagctcgccttcgcgaagCGAtgacgacgcgcggaggagtcGTTTTCAGCTGCTCAACATCGGGTTCCGCACAGAGCTACACATCCGTGCACCATGCCGTCCGTCGAATATACGAGGAGCCGCACGAGGGTTTAAGTACGGTTTGGGGGCCTGTGAGCCACGCCTGTCGCGTGATGGAGCGATCCTCATATGCCGATGATTTCTCAGCGCGGTTGTGGCGGCCGCCAGTTCCAAGCACAGTGCCTCTACGAGACCCACGGGTGGGCGATGCCAGCCGAGCGGTGCCCTTAGTTCGAATTGAAATgcccgcgacgcagcagggCTCTGTCCACCCAGAGAGTGATGCCGAAGCGACTCAAGGTGCGGTTGGAGAGCCTGATGAAGGAGCGAAGCGAGAGTACCGGTGTAATAAAGTGAGAACCGACAAAAAGGACAGGAAGCGCGCGTTCCCCCAGAGGGGCTTCTGGAAGAAACAGAATTTCCTTCAGAACAGAAGCAACACGACACGTCTCGCATTCGCCGTCCAGGGGGTCGATCTGCTGA
This genomic interval carries:
- a CDS encoding uncharacterized protein (encoded by transcript BESB_025760), with product MACQFSRAAPPHIRRIMPMRPFRAVADGARMSARSSTGPSLGVAPACCETSEETRGLEEGRTSCSQLFGGRARELVPGAFRIGALGASPAEASAAVPTEAVERSCGDAPAYRVASPCAWLIPPAHPHSHGVRALAAVSVASQLGWRQHSCEDASQTARHAVGWCSRLCFGELSETPRERGVAAQPESQQSGSVDAARLREAMTTRGGVVFSCSTSGSAQSYTSVHHAVRRIYEEPHEGLSTVWGPVSHACRVMERSSYADDFSARLWRPPVPSTVPLRDPRVGDASRAVPLVRIEMPATQQGSVHPESDAEATQGAVGEPDEGAKREYRCNKVRTDKKDRKRAFPQRGFWKKQNFLQNRSNTTRLAFAVQGVDLLKLKRLRWGEVRKGNTGWWTDDWQSANSSSPPK